The proteins below are encoded in one region of Candidatus Brocadiaceae bacterium:
- a CDS encoding MoxR family ATPase, with protein MTDTEIENTELKAIERIKQGRSQIKKEIAKVIIGQEEVVDELLIALFCKGHCLFVGVPGLAKTLLVSTLAGILDLKFNRIQFTPDLMPADITGTDILEQDHATGKRFFKFIKGPIFSNILLADEINRTPPKTQAALLQAMQENNVTASGTTYMLELPFIVFATQNPIEQEGTYPLPEAQLDRFMFQINVHYPSREEEIEMVRATTSAFKPVVSKVFSPSEILNLQNMVAKVPVADHVIEYAIRVVRASRPEDSSAPDFVKKWIDWGAGPRASQYLVIGGKARALLDGRYAVTCNDIKAIAKPVLQHRIITNFHAEAEGKTSLHIINQLLDTVKESV; from the coding sequence ATGACTGATACCGAAATTGAAAATACTGAGTTGAAAGCTATCGAGAGAATAAAGCAGGGGCGATCTCAAATAAAAAAAGAAATTGCGAAGGTCATCATAGGCCAGGAAGAGGTGGTTGACGAGCTTCTTATCGCTCTTTTTTGTAAAGGGCACTGCCTTTTTGTGGGAGTGCCGGGGCTTGCAAAAACACTCCTTGTCAGTACCCTTGCAGGTATCCTGGATCTAAAGTTCAACCGCATTCAGTTTACCCCCGATCTTATGCCTGCCGATATTACCGGCACAGATATCCTGGAACAAGATCATGCGACAGGAAAAAGATTTTTTAAATTTATTAAAGGCCCCATATTTTCGAATATTCTCCTTGCCGATGAAATTAATCGCACACCGCCCAAGACTCAAGCTGCGCTCCTTCAGGCAATGCAGGAAAACAATGTCACGGCCAGTGGAACTACCTATATGCTGGAACTTCCCTTTATTGTCTTTGCTACCCAGAATCCTATAGAGCAGGAAGGTACGTATCCATTACCCGAGGCACAACTGGACCGGTTCATGTTTCAAATTAATGTCCATTATCCTTCCAGAGAGGAAGAAATAGAAATGGTGCGGGCAACCACATCCGCCTTCAAACCGGTGGTTTCAAAGGTTTTTAGCCCATCGGAAATACTGAATCTTCAGAATATGGTGGCAAAGGTGCCGGTCGCGGATCACGTTATTGAATACGCTATAAGAGTAGTGCGGGCATCCAGGCCAGAGGACTCCAGCGCTCCGGATTTTGTAAAAAAATGGATTGACTGGGGAGCGGGGCCTCGCGCCTCGCAGTATCTCGTTATCGGTGGAAAGGCACGGGCATTGCTCGATGGCCGTTATGCCGTGACCTGTAATGACATTAAAGCAATCGCAAAACCGGTTTTGCAGCACCGAATAATCACGAATTTTCACGCTGAGGCTGAAGGGAAGACCTCCTTGCATATTATTAACCAACTACTCGACACCGTAAAAGAGTCTGTATAG
- the trxB gene encoding thioredoxin-disulfide reductase — protein sequence MENIIIIGSGPAAHTAAIYSGRAKLNPLLFEGLNAGGTAAGGQLTTTTDVDNYPGFAEGISGPDLMDQMRKQSEKCGARIKTVTVDKVDLKSKPFKIIAGSETVESKSIIIATGATAKRLGVPGEKRLWQKGISACAFCDGALPIFRDKVIVVIGGGDTAVDESVFLAKYASKVLVVHRRDQLRASKVMQDRLFDHGKIEVIWDSVLVEALGDNVLSGVKIKNVKTGEEKTIDVGGLFYAIGHLPNTDFLEAQVDLDDAGYVKTEPGTTKTNVEGVFAAGDVQDKIYRQAVTAAGTGCMAALEAEKYLSENHS from the coding sequence ATGGAAAATATTATAATAATCGGATCAGGGCCGGCCGCCCACACTGCTGCTATTTATTCTGGCAGGGCTAAATTAAATCCGTTATTATTTGAAGGATTAAACGCCGGAGGTACTGCTGCCGGTGGCCAATTAACAACAACAACGGATGTTGATAATTATCCTGGTTTTGCGGAAGGGATATCGGGTCCTGATTTGATGGATCAGATGCGTAAACAGTCGGAAAAATGTGGCGCACGGATTAAAACGGTAACCGTTGATAAGGTTGATCTGAAATCAAAGCCGTTTAAAATCATCGCCGGTTCGGAAACGGTCGAATCTAAATCGATTATCATTGCAACCGGCGCCACGGCAAAACGTCTCGGTGTCCCCGGTGAAAAGCGGCTCTGGCAAAAAGGAATTTCTGCCTGTGCCTTTTGTGATGGCGCGTTACCGATTTTCCGCGATAAAGTGATTGTTGTCATCGGAGGGGGAGATACCGCTGTCGATGAGTCTGTCTTTCTCGCCAAATACGCGAGCAAAGTCCTTGTCGTCCACCGTCGAGACCAATTGCGCGCTTCCAAAGTGATGCAGGATCGTCTTTTTGATCATGGTAAAATTGAGGTCATTTGGGATTCGGTGTTAGTCGAGGCATTGGGTGACAATGTTCTTTCAGGTGTTAAAATTAAAAATGTTAAGACGGGAGAAGAAAAGACCATTGATGTCGGTGGACTGTTTTATGCCATCGGGCATCTTCCCAATACCGACTTTCTCGAGGCCCAGGTTGATTTAGACGACGCCGGTTATGTTAAAACGGAACCCGGAACAACAAAAACAAATGTTGAAGGTGTCTTTGCCGCGGGCGATGTCCAGGACAAGATTTACCGTCAAGCGGTAACAGCCGCCGGTACCGGTTGTATGGCCGCATTAGAAGCTGAAAAATACCTTTCTGAAAATCACAGCTAA
- a CDS encoding VWA domain-containing protein has protein sequence MISFFNPLLLFGILGAGIPVVIHLINRKKAVSHKFAAIDFLLRSDKRIQIKFKFRQWILLILRTCLFAFLSIALAKPFVTNLGGMTAGKNVPASNVIILDDSCSMHYVQQNKTFFQSAKITAKKIVENLTKEDDVAIITSADIASQILPELSHDKENILNSLERLQPGYGIMQITSALDMAIEILHTTEAPKKKIFLLTDLTENGWDFTWFESEHQKLKKYVSGVHIVDLSEGETLENVAVTQVTPVLNVSEKGGESRIIVTIDNFSPSGKKNLLTRVFVDQKMVSQGFFDIDAYESKTKEFSFYIEKGKDHIGRVETFGDNLAIDNTRYFFLNKVQQLEALLIDGDPKTNIYESETFYLEKALNPEREHASCIETAICSVHEVHNIRFDDFDIVFLCNVETLPQEKIKELETFAQNGGAVIFSLGNRVEAEYYNNAFRTLLPQQLYTTRTFSSDNSLSDERPLFLKTGVTAHPVMRDFSETYVGFLSSVNIYRLFYINPTPVENTQTILLYSDDTPALIERQVGLGKTVLLTTTIDRSWTDFPVKPFFVPLMQQLCRYVSGTVPGEIQNEIVVKQEWQYPCPYGISGIEIIDPKGTKRSLQPQFVQNESAFLYDETHIPGIYAITVEGKSHAQFPMCFSVNLDASESKLKKIDPKKITALMGDINFTLTASHRDEERTVLMGDAKKTLWGLFLFFILCMLVAESYISRK, from the coding sequence ATGATTTCCTTTTTTAATCCCCTTCTGTTATTTGGTATTCTGGGAGCAGGTATCCCGGTCGTCATACACCTTATAAACCGGAAAAAGGCTGTTTCTCACAAATTTGCAGCCATAGATTTTCTCTTGCGAAGCGATAAGCGCATACAGATAAAATTCAAGTTTCGCCAATGGATACTCTTAATACTCCGCACTTGTTTATTCGCTTTTCTTTCTATAGCGCTTGCAAAGCCATTTGTCACAAACCTCGGAGGTATGACAGCAGGAAAAAATGTACCTGCCAGCAACGTGATTATTTTGGATGATTCCTGCAGTATGCACTATGTGCAACAGAATAAAACGTTCTTTCAATCCGCAAAAATTACTGCAAAAAAGATTGTAGAGAATTTGACAAAAGAAGATGATGTCGCGATTATTACCAGCGCTGACATTGCATCACAGATCCTTCCGGAGCTCTCCCATGACAAAGAAAACATTCTGAACTCTCTAGAAAGATTACAGCCCGGTTATGGGATTATGCAAATTACCTCGGCATTGGATATGGCAATTGAAATATTACATACTACGGAAGCTCCTAAAAAAAAGATATTCTTGCTTACTGATCTTACGGAAAACGGCTGGGATTTCACTTGGTTTGAGAGTGAACATCAAAAATTAAAAAAGTATGTATCCGGGGTACATATTGTCGATTTGTCTGAGGGAGAAACACTTGAAAATGTAGCGGTAACACAGGTGACACCGGTACTCAATGTGTCGGAAAAAGGCGGAGAAAGTCGTATTATCGTAACGATAGATAATTTTTCCCCTTCCGGAAAGAAGAACCTTCTGACCCGAGTGTTTGTAGATCAAAAAATGGTTTCCCAGGGGTTTTTTGATATTGATGCCTATGAATCGAAAACCAAAGAATTTTCCTTTTACATTGAAAAAGGAAAAGATCATATTGGCAGAGTTGAAACTTTTGGGGATAATTTAGCAATAGATAACACACGGTATTTTTTCTTGAATAAGGTACAACAACTGGAAGCCCTGTTGATAGATGGTGATCCAAAAACAAATATCTATGAGAGTGAAACCTTCTATCTTGAAAAAGCCCTGAATCCGGAACGTGAACATGCGTCATGCATAGAAACGGCAATATGCTCTGTCCACGAGGTTCATAACATACGTTTTGATGATTTCGACATTGTTTTTTTATGTAACGTTGAAACGTTACCACAGGAAAAAATCAAAGAGTTGGAAACATTTGCACAAAACGGAGGGGCTGTTATCTTCTCGCTTGGCAACAGGGTTGAGGCCGAATACTATAATAACGCCTTTCGAACATTACTCCCTCAGCAGTTGTACACAACCAGAACTTTTTCGAGTGATAATTCTCTTTCAGATGAGCGTCCCCTCTTCCTGAAAACCGGTGTAACAGCGCATCCGGTGATGCGTGATTTTTCTGAAACCTATGTGGGTTTTTTGTCCTCCGTCAATATTTACCGGTTGTTTTATATAAACCCGACACCTGTGGAAAATACTCAAACGATTCTTTTGTATTCTGATGATACACCGGCCCTCATTGAGAGACAGGTTGGACTTGGAAAGACGGTGCTTCTTACAACCACGATAGATAGAAGCTGGACAGACTTTCCGGTAAAACCGTTTTTTGTGCCACTCATGCAACAACTCTGCAGATACGTATCCGGTACCGTGCCCGGTGAAATTCAAAATGAAATAGTAGTAAAACAAGAATGGCAGTATCCATGCCCGTATGGGATATCTGGCATTGAAATAATTGATCCGAAAGGGACGAAAAGGAGTTTACAACCACAATTTGTGCAAAATGAAAGCGCTTTTCTCTATGATGAAACGCATATTCCAGGAATCTATGCTATTACCGTGGAAGGGAAATCACATGCGCAGTTTCCTATGTGCTTTTCCGTGAATCTTGATGCTTCTGAATCCAAACTGAAGAAGATTGATCCCAAGAAAATTACCGCTCTCATGGGTGATATAAATTTTACATTGACAGCTTCTCATAGGGATGAAGAACGTACTGTGCTTATGGGTGATGCGAAAAAAACACTTTGGGGCTTGTTCTTATTTTTTATACTCTGTATGCTTGTAGCGGAATCGTATATTTCAAGGAAGTAA
- a CDS encoding peptidylprolyl isomerase, protein MAQVKSGDTVQVHYTGKFEDGTVFDSSADREPLQFTIGEGQLIPGFEQAVIGMNPGESKTTTIPADNAYGPRNQEMVFEIDRQQLPGDKEPQIGMLLQMENKHDGRTLAATVTNVTESNVTIDANHPLAGKDLTFDIQLMKIA, encoded by the coding sequence ATGGCTCAGGTAAAGAGTGGCGACACTGTGCAAGTTCATTACACCGGTAAATTTGAGGATGGCACCGTTTTTGATTCTTCAGCTGACCGTGAACCATTGCAATTTACTATTGGTGAAGGGCAGTTAATTCCCGGTTTTGAACAGGCGGTAATCGGAATGAATCCGGGAGAATCGAAAACGACAACCATTCCTGCCGATAATGCGTATGGCCCGCGTAATCAGGAAATGGTATTCGAGATAGACCGCCAGCAACTTCCAGGGGACAAGGAACCACAGATTGGTATGCTATTACAAATGGAAAACAAACATGACGGCAGAACATTGGCAGCTACCGTAACAAATGTCACTGAATCAAACGTTACCATAGATGCCAATCACCCCCTGGCTGGAAAAGACCTGACGTTTGATATACAGCTCATGAAAATTGCGTAA
- a CDS encoding CooT family nickel-binding protein, which translates to MCQMKVMLDQEGQQELVMENVTQLEVAEKGLKVSTFFEEPKIVTDAAVKTIDFLSGIVTFQAKHVS; encoded by the coding sequence ATGTGTCAGATGAAAGTAATGCTGGACCAGGAAGGACAACAGGAATTAGTAATGGAAAACGTTACACAGCTTGAAGTGGCCGAAAAGGGACTCAAGGTTAGTACATTTTTTGAAGAACCAAAAATTGTAACAGATGCGGCGGTGAAAACGATCGACTTTCTTTCCGGTATCGTAACATTTCAAGCAAAGCATGTTTCGTAA
- a CDS encoding CoA-binding protein translates to MENFFNPSSVAIIGATERPGSLPGIILQNLIDMKFAGTIYPVNPKYKEVFGLKCFPSLLDISGPVVLTVIAVPAHSVLDILRQQAEKKIGYAIIISAGFREMGKEGSEMEEGIRRIAIENNIRILGPNCLGVLNTDANFSTSFLPWERVSKPKKGTLSILSQSGAFAVSLLDMAAREGFGIAKMVNYGNRIDVGESSLIPFLAADTHTNVIALYMESVDHGQKFIEVAKECTKKKPIIALKVGKGAAGIAAAKSHTGAIAGNYDIYKAAFLKSGIIEAKGLEEFIDGVKALSMQNPPNGNRILIVTNGGGFGVMAADHCSENGLQVPLPSTELKEALRRKFSRYYVVSNPVDLTGSACDEDYHVALRTCLVENDEYDAAIVIPLMAPQGMTEKIVDTVDKTMRLSGKPAVICTIGGIFTTRIKQLFEERNLPVYPSPERSVNALSVLLKRKILREGRSSMPK, encoded by the coding sequence ATGGAAAATTTTTTTAATCCTTCATCAGTTGCCATAATTGGCGCAACAGAGCGGCCAGGAAGTTTGCCGGGGATAATATTGCAGAACCTTATTGATATGAAATTCGCCGGTACAATATATCCGGTAAACCCTAAATATAAAGAAGTTTTTGGTTTGAAATGTTTTCCGTCGCTTCTCGATATTTCTGGACCCGTGGTATTAACCGTTATCGCGGTACCTGCCCATAGTGTTTTGGATATATTGAGACAACAGGCAGAGAAAAAGATTGGTTATGCCATTATTATCAGCGCCGGTTTTCGTGAGATGGGTAAAGAAGGCAGTGAAATGGAGGAGGGTATCCGGCGCATAGCAATTGAGAATAATATCAGAATACTTGGCCCAAATTGCCTGGGTGTCCTTAACACCGATGCAAATTTTTCTACCTCATTTTTGCCCTGGGAAAGAGTAAGTAAACCGAAAAAAGGCACACTGTCGATTCTTTCTCAAAGTGGAGCTTTTGCGGTATCTCTGTTAGATATGGCAGCACGGGAAGGGTTCGGTATTGCCAAAATGGTGAATTACGGAAATAGAATTGATGTGGGAGAATCCTCTCTTATTCCCTTTCTGGCAGCGGATACCCATACAAACGTTATCGCTCTTTATATGGAATCAGTCGATCATGGGCAAAAATTTATTGAAGTTGCGAAAGAATGCACGAAGAAAAAGCCAATTATAGCATTAAAGGTTGGAAAAGGAGCTGCTGGCATAGCGGCTGCAAAATCTCATACGGGAGCTATTGCGGGAAATTATGACATATATAAGGCCGCATTCTTAAAATCAGGTATTATTGAGGCAAAAGGGTTGGAAGAATTTATTGATGGCGTTAAAGCCCTTTCCATGCAAAATCCGCCGAACGGGAATCGTATCCTGATTGTTACCAATGGCGGCGGATTTGGTGTAATGGCAGCTGACCACTGTTCTGAGAATGGGTTACAGGTACCACTTCCTTCGACTGAATTAAAAGAAGCGTTAAGAAGAAAATTTTCACGGTACTATGTTGTCAGTAACCCTGTCGATCTTACCGGGAGCGCTTGTGATGAAGACTATCATGTTGCTTTGCGGACATGCCTGGTTGAAAACGATGAATACGACGCCGCGATTGTTATACCTCTCATGGCTCCGCAGGGTATGACGGAAAAGATAGTGGATACTGTTGATAAAACAATGCGGTTATCAGGAAAACCTGCAGTCATATGCACAATAGGCGGAATATTTACCACAAGGATCAAGCAACTCTTTGAAGAGCGTAATCTTCCCGTCTATCCTTCTCCGGAACGAAGCGTAAACGCTCTGTCTGTGCTGCTGAAAAGGAAAATATTGCGGGAAGGCAGATCATCTATGCCGAAATAA
- a CDS encoding tetratricopeptide repeat protein, which translates to MKNITIYCDRIIVALLIAAIVVPPLFFDIRLYSVFDLSKVTALYMVTIAIVAIWAMRFAFSHSVHFASTRLDISILSYLSVFVIATIVSINPLMSLFGTYKRFEGLTATACYIFLFYVTVNFINTKKRAYLLVIAIVVGAVASSFYGIAQHLGFDFFKWSSFEARRVFSTFGNPVFFSAYLVMTLPLTVVLFFIIPFKQKYEYHSKKVPISWIYFVLSTLIYIAFWLTNTRACFIALLGGLIPLLILISKKIPNQKFKFVMIIVSFVLIGIFFNVRHETSVVKHFSGDFQAMDFSTGEQVLDQEQVHKRPWIVGKLNLYGSTVSRIFQYLSALMIIRDYPFFGIGPDTIGIVYQKNLAKVFSVQESDNGFVYPRQDRIHNDILDTTLTRGVFGLGTYVWVLFAFGMCVAKSYKYLNDQNRLFTLGLLAGIVCYLIQCEFSFGNTPIVSLFWIMMGLCISLIHINKKECGTGPEAMEQSEEGSLREVKQKRHQIPLPFRWICCGLALLLLAFVTTFIVRVYRADAYFEYGRRILEYEKTNLKTVSERPLFFLKRAVLMNPYETFYRDELCRNYIEKALTTKNEEWVEKAYIEANNTLQLIPQHFMGLFHLGMIYQMLEEHFHRKTADRAIDCYKKAIEVDPFQSPFHDNLASLYLHKGDTDLAFEELSQAYLIRPRTVRHVDRLANAFLKKGDVDKAVILARKAVLLEPAEAGYYNNLGALLSKKGLHEEAIDAFKKASELDPNEQVYLENLTKLYLSLHKYDELIAFYNERISRNPALPDNYNNLGVAYKRIKQSETAIPLFQKAVEMKPDNPVYMHNLAGAHVDVGKSAEAENMLRIFNEAYPDHTYVNIHLLLAELYSRNNNWEKVISECEQVITINEQVAAAYKMLGIAYYNTQQYERAGKILSQAVKLDPNDSGIKDLLTKITNKIEEDL; encoded by the coding sequence TTGAAAAACATAACGATATATTGTGATAGAATAATCGTCGCTTTGTTGATCGCGGCAATCGTAGTCCCACCCCTTTTTTTTGATATACGATTATACAGCGTCTTCGATCTGAGTAAAGTAACGGCCTTATATATGGTGACGATTGCCATTGTGGCCATATGGGCCATGAGATTTGCTTTCAGTCATTCCGTTCATTTCGCATCTACCCGGCTTGATATCTCTATTCTTTCCTATCTATCCGTTTTTGTAATTGCAACTATTGTTTCAATCAACCCTCTCATGAGTCTTTTTGGCACCTATAAGCGCTTTGAGGGTCTAACCGCCACGGCATGTTATATATTTCTTTTTTACGTGACAGTCAATTTTATCAATACGAAAAAAAGAGCTTATTTACTTGTGATTGCAATTGTTGTTGGAGCCGTCGCTTCTTCCTTCTATGGCATTGCACAACATCTTGGTTTTGATTTCTTTAAATGGAGTAGTTTTGAGGCAAGAAGAGTGTTTTCAACCTTTGGAAATCCTGTTTTCTTTTCTGCTTACCTTGTAATGACATTACCGTTAACTGTTGTGTTGTTTTTTATTATTCCTTTTAAACAAAAATATGAATATCATTCAAAAAAAGTACCTATCTCGTGGATTTATTTTGTATTGTCAACACTTATTTATATCGCCTTTTGGCTTACAAATACACGCGCATGCTTTATTGCGCTTCTTGGAGGTTTAATTCCCCTTCTCATCTTAATTTCAAAAAAAATACCTAATCAAAAATTTAAGTTTGTAATGATAATAGTTTCATTCGTTCTCATTGGAATATTTTTTAATGTAAGACATGAAACATCCGTAGTGAAACATTTTAGTGGTGATTTCCAAGCCATGGATTTTTCAACCGGGGAACAGGTTTTAGATCAAGAACAGGTTCATAAAAGGCCTTGGATAGTCGGCAAACTCAATCTTTATGGTTCCACAGTTTCCAGAATTTTTCAATATTTGTCTGCTTTAATGATTATCAGAGATTATCCTTTTTTCGGAATCGGCCCTGATACAATAGGTATTGTTTATCAGAAAAACCTGGCAAAGGTATTTTCTGTACAGGAAAGTGATAATGGTTTTGTCTATCCCAGGCAAGACAGAATCCATAATGATATCCTTGATACTACGTTAACTCGAGGTGTTTTTGGCCTTGGTACCTATGTCTGGGTTTTGTTCGCCTTTGGAATGTGTGTCGCTAAAAGTTATAAATATTTGAATGATCAAAATAGATTATTCACGCTAGGACTTTTAGCTGGAATTGTCTGTTATCTGATTCAATGTGAATTCAGTTTCGGGAACACTCCGATTGTGTCACTTTTCTGGATTATGATGGGACTGTGTATTTCTCTCATACACATAAATAAAAAAGAGTGTGGTACAGGGCCGGAGGCGATGGAACAAAGTGAAGAGGGAAGCCTGAGGGAGGTGAAGCAGAAGAGACATCAAATTCCTCTCCCCTTTCGGTGGATTTGCTGTGGACTGGCGCTGTTACTGCTTGCCTTTGTAACTACCTTTATCGTTCGGGTTTACAGGGCGGATGCATATTTTGAATATGGGAGAAGGATTTTGGAGTATGAAAAAACGAACTTGAAAACAGTGTCCGAGAGGCCCCTCTTTTTCTTAAAACGAGCGGTACTTATGAATCCCTATGAAACATTTTATCGTGATGAGCTTTGTAGAAATTATATAGAAAAGGCACTTACGACAAAAAATGAAGAGTGGGTAGAAAAGGCATACATAGAGGCCAATAACACGTTACAATTGATTCCTCAACATTTCATGGGATTATTTCATCTCGGTATGATTTATCAGATGTTGGAAGAACATTTTCATCGAAAAACCGCCGATCGGGCTATTGATTGTTATAAGAAGGCCATCGAGGTAGACCCGTTTCAATCTCCTTTTCACGATAATCTTGCGTCACTGTATCTTCATAAGGGAGATACGGACCTGGCTTTTGAGGAACTTTCACAGGCATACTTGATACGTCCCCGCACGGTACGTCATGTAGATAGATTGGCAAACGCCTTTTTAAAGAAAGGCGATGTGGATAAGGCCGTTATCCTTGCCAGGAAGGCTGTATTGCTTGAGCCTGCTGAAGCTGGCTATTATAACAACCTTGGAGCCCTGTTGAGTAAAAAGGGTTTACATGAAGAGGCAATCGATGCATTTAAAAAAGCATCCGAATTAGACCCGAATGAGCAGGTATATCTTGAAAATTTGACTAAGCTCTATTTGTCTTTACATAAATATGATGAATTAATTGCCTTCTATAATGAACGAATTTCCAGGAATCCAGCCCTGCCGGATAACTACAACAATCTTGGTGTTGCTTACAAAAGAATAAAACAATCGGAAACGGCTATTCCCTTATTTCAAAAAGCAGTTGAGATGAAACCCGACAATCCCGTTTATATGCACAATTTAGCCGGGGCACACGTTGATGTAGGCAAAAGTGCGGAAGCGGAAAATATGCTTCGAATATTTAATGAGGCATATCCTGATCATACGTATGTAAACATTCACTTGCTTTTAGCCGAGTTGTATTCACGGAATAATAATTGGGAAAAGGTCATTTCAGAGTGTGAACAGGTTATTACAATAAACGAGCAGGTTGCCGCTGCGTATAAAATGCTGGGAATTGCATACTATAATACACAGCAGTACGAACGAGCGGGAAAAATCCTTTCCCAGGCTGTAAAACTTGATCCCAATGATTCTGGTATAAAGGACCTGCTTACAAAGATTACAAATAAAATCGAAGAGGATTTATAG
- a CDS encoding DUF58 domain-containing protein: MAEHPFDPVTLSKIANMELRAKLVADAVLTGIHKSPYKGSSIEFLEHKEYSPGNEIKHIDWKVQARTDKYYVKQFEEETNLRCYIFLDASGSMGYKSTGMSKYEYASALAASLSYLLLKQSDLVGLIGFADTAQRFIPPRSRLTHFHVLINELVMLKAAGKSHISKILNEFVEKVSRHSLIIVISDFFDDMKEMMHQLKSFQFRKNEIILFQVLDPYELTFPFETITYFESMEDDRRVLAEPKTIKERYLFEINRFIEQFKHQCFENQMDYWLVNTSAPLHQTLINYLARRKSALYPFLKI, from the coding sequence ATGGCTGAACATCCTTTCGATCCGGTAACTCTGTCAAAAATTGCTAACATGGAATTGCGCGCGAAACTCGTCGCGGATGCGGTTCTTACCGGTATTCACAAAAGTCCTTACAAGGGTTCAAGCATTGAATTCCTGGAACACAAAGAATATTCTCCTGGAAATGAAATAAAACACATCGACTGGAAGGTTCAGGCGCGGACGGATAAATATTACGTCAAACAATTCGAGGAAGAGACAAACCTGAGATGCTATATATTCCTTGACGCGAGTGGTTCAATGGGATATAAGTCCACAGGAATGAGTAAATATGAATATGCAAGCGCCCTTGCTGCCTCGTTGTCCTATTTACTGCTAAAACAGTCTGATCTTGTAGGATTGATTGGATTTGCTGATACGGCACAACGGTTTATACCACCACGGTCTCGACTTACTCACTTCCATGTATTGATCAATGAGCTCGTGATGTTAAAGGCTGCCGGCAAATCTCATATCAGCAAAATTCTCAATGAGTTCGTTGAAAAGGTCAGTCGCCATTCACTGATCATTGTCATATCAGATTTTTTTGATGACATGAAAGAAATGATGCATCAATTGAAATCCTTCCAGTTTCGAAAAAATGAAATTATTCTGTTTCAGGTATTGGATCCCTACGAACTCACGTTCCCTTTTGAAACTATTACCTATTTTGAATCGATGGAAGATGACAGGCGTGTTCTGGCAGAGCCGAAGACAATAAAGGAAAGATATCTTTTTGAAATCAATCGTTTTATTGAGCAATTCAAACATCAGTGCTTTGAAAATCAAATGGACTACTGGCTCGTTAATACTTCTGCACCGCTGCATCAGACGCTGATAAATTACCTCGCAAGAAGAAAAAGCGCCTTGTACCCATTTCTTAAAATCTGA